One window from the genome of Papilio machaon chromosome 6, ilPapMach1.1, whole genome shotgun sequence encodes:
- the LOC106716563 gene encoding cuticle protein 7-like — MFATVIEKILLFQVLSLGALLSAVNAGLYPGYGHAVSSQSIIRHDAGYPALSHAAPYAGYYGAAPAYYGGQHEYTYPKYNFAYSVADPHTGDNKSQHESRDGDAVHGQYSLVQPDGSVRTVDYSADAHNGFNAVVHNSAPLVHAAPAYYHY, encoded by the exons ATGTTTGCCACCGTAA TCGAAAAAATTCTTCTTTTTCAGGTACTATCCCTCGGCGCCCTTTTGTCGGCTGTCAACGCCGGTCTCTACCCTGGATACGGTCATGCAGTCTCCTCTCAGAGTATCATCAGACATGACGCTGGCTATCCTGCCTTAAGCCACGCTGCGCCCTACGCCGGGTACTATGGTGCCGCTCCTGCTTACTACGGTGGACAACATGAATAT ACTTATCCGAAATACAACTTCGCATACTCGGTGGCGGACCCCCACACTGGTGACAACAAGTCGCAGCACGAGAGCCGCGACGGCGACGCCGTACACGGCCAGTACTCGCTGGTGCAGCCTGATGGCTCCGTGCGCACTGTTGACTATAGCGCTGACGCACATAACGG TTTCAACGCTGTTGTCCATAACTCAGCTCCCCTAGTGCACGCTGCTCCTGCATATTATCATTACTGA
- the LOC106716516 gene encoding cuticle protein 7: MFSKIFAFGAMLAAANAGLYHGHGHAVSSQSIVRHDGHATPVYQGHYAPLAYSGHYAPAAVYGGHDYYAYPKYDYAYSVADPHTGDHKSQHESRDGDAVHGSYSLVQPDGSVRKVVYTADDHTGFNAVVHNSAPSVHPQHYHHY, encoded by the exons ATGTTCAGCAAA ATCTTTGCATTTGGAGCTATGCTGGCTGCGGCCAACGCCGGTCTTTACCACGGACATGGCCACGCCGTATCCTCTCAGAGCATCGTGCGGCACGACGGCCACGCAACCCCGGTGTACCAGGGGCATTACGCACCTTTAGCGTATTCTGGACATTATGCTCCTGCCGCTGTCTATGGTGGTCATGATTACTAT GCTTATCCCAAATACGACTACGCGTACTCCGTGGCTGACCCTCACACCGGTGACCACAAGTCTCAGCACGAGAGCCGCGACGGCGACGCAGTGCACGGCTCCTACTCATTGGTACAGCCTGATGGATCTGTGCGCAAGGTCGTTTACACCGCTGACGACCATACTGG ATTTAACGCTGTAGTACACAACTCCGCTCCTTCAGTCCATCCTCAGCACTACCACCATTATTGA
- the LOC123721065 gene encoding uncharacterized protein LOC123721065, with protein sequence MFSKILTFLAAITVARAGLLHGAHNGYGTAYGAQYALRDQIGLVGRVDPRPPFPYPAHAHAAPFAQAGPLAHPAPLAHATPFAQAGPLAYPAILSRTGPLAYTAPLAHSAPLSHAASLAQAAPLSPVAPLAQATPLAHTASLVHAAGLTHATPLAHSAALANAAPSVRATPLAHSSLLARGAGPVVLATSSVQTNSIANTASLARAGPLNYGTSLVNAGLLAHTAPSAHAAPLAHGTPLGYTSLGHGGSLAYGGVYGRPLGHLGGYSGIGQRGSYNDYYSHPQYQYSYSVEDPNTGDHKAQHETRDGDVVKGEYSLLQPDGTFRKVHYTADDRNGFNAVVHNSGPSHHVYSSQHHHH encoded by the exons ATGTTTAGTAAA aTTCTTACATTTTTAGCTGCGATAACAGTCGCCCGGGCCGGGCTCCTCCATGGTGCGCATAACGGATATGGAACAGCCTATGGCGCTCAGTACGCCCTACGCGATCAGATCGGCCTCGTCGGAAGAGTCGATCCTAGACCTCCTTTCCCGTACCCCGCACATGCACATGCTGCTCCTTTCGCTCAAGCCGGTCCTTTGGCCCATCCGGCTCCTTTGGCCCATGCCACTCCTTTCGCTCAAGCCGGTCCTTTGGCCTACCCAGCTATTTTGAGCCGTACTGGTCCACTTGCTTATACTGCTCCTTTAGCACATTCCGCGCCTTTGTCACACGCAGCGTCACTGGCCCAAGCTGCTCCATTATCCCCCGTTGCTCCTTTAGCCCAGGCTACTCCATTAGCCCACACCGCTTCTTTAGTCCACGCCGCTGGTTTAACACACGCCACTCCATTGGCACATTCCGCAGCCTTGGCAAATGCAGCACCCTCGGTCCGCGCTACACCATTAGCACATAGTTCTTTATTGGCTCGTGGTGCAGGTCCCGTGGTCCTCGCTACATCCTCAGTCCAAACCAATTCCATTGCCAATACCGCATCTCTCGCCCGTGCAGGCCCCCTCAACTATGGTACATCATTAGTCAACGCTGGGCTACTAGCACATACCGCACCATCAGCTCATGCTGCTCCACTTGCCCATGGTACACCTCTAGGTTATACTTCTCTGGGACATGGTGGTTCTCTAGCATACGGTGGAGTCTACGGTCGTCCCCTTGGGCACCTCGGAGGATATTCCGGAATCGGCCAGCGTGGAAGCTACAATGACTActac TCACACCCTCAATATCAATACTCATACTCCGTGGAGGACCCTAACACCGGTGATCATAAGGCCCAGCACGAGACACGCGACGGCGATGTTGTGAAGGGAGAATACTCACTCTTGCAGCCCGATGGTACCTTCAGGAAGGTTCACTACACCGCTGACGATCGCAACGG ATTCAACGCAGTCGTCCACAACTCTGGTCCCAGTCACCACGTGTATTCTTCTCAGCATCACCACCATTAA
- the LOC106716561 gene encoding cuticle protein 8-like produces MFSKVVVLSALLAAASAGLLPLHHSAVSSQSIVRHDSPVHYAAAHYAAPAVHAAPLIAHAAPVVHAAPIVAHAAPVVHAAPLALAHSQEYSHPRYDYSYSVADPHTGDHKSQHESRDGGAVHGSYSLVEPDGSVRKVDYTADDHNGFNAVVHKTAGHHPAPVVHAAPLVHAAPVVHAAPLVHAPLAHYAAAPLALGHHGLLHH; encoded by the exons ATGTTCTCCAAA GTGGTCGTCCTGAGCGCCTTGTTGGCGGCTGCCAGCGCAGGTCTTCTGCCGCTGCACCACTCCGCGGTGTCATCTCAAAGCATAGTGCGTCATGACTCGCCAGTGCACTACGCCGCCGCGCACTACGCCGCACCAGCGGTCCACGCTGCGCCCCTAATTGCCCACGCCGCGCCCGTTGTCCACGCTGCGCCCATCGTTGCCCACGCTGCCCCCGTGGTACACGCTGCTCCTCTTGCCCTCGCTCACAGTCAAGAATAc TCTCACCCCCGTTACGACTACTCTTACTCCGTGGCTGACCCCCACACCGGTGACCACAAGTCGCAGCACGAGAGCCGCGACGGAGGTGCTGTGCATGGCTCATACTCCCTGGTCGAGCCCGATGGTTCCGTACGCAAAGTAGATTACACTGCTGACGACCACAACGG TTTCAACGCGGTAGTCCACAAGACCGCTGGTCATCACCCCGCCCCCGTGGTCCACGCTGCTCCCCTGGTCCACGCCGCGCCCGTGGTACACGCCGCTCCTCTTGTTCACGCTCCCCTCGCACACTACGCCGCCGCCCCTCTCGCCCTCGGTCATCATGGTCTCCTCCATCATTAA
- the LOC106716570 gene encoding histidine-rich glycoprotein-like, which translates to MLFKILTFCILASTCHGLYEFHHHHPHHLAISHQQVNKHDGPHHPVLVHHAPVHHLPIHHETIHHGPIHHGPIHHQPVHHLPLLHHVPVHHLPVPYAAHHDHYSFPEYNFAYTVHDHHTGDVKSQHESRHGDVVKGGYELIEPDGRYRKVEYKADDHTGFNAVVHHSSPHHHVHISQHHI; encoded by the exons aTGCTGTTTAAA aTTCTAACATTTTGTATATTGGCATCAACGTGCCATGGCTTGTACGAATTCCATCATCACCATCCACACCATCTGGCGATTTCGCACCAGCAAGTGAACAAGCACGACGGTCCCCATCACCCTGTTCTCGTGCATCATGCTCCGGTGCATCATTTGCCCATCCATCACGAGACCATACATCACGGGCCCATTCATCACGGACCGATTCATCACCAGCCAGTACATCACTTGCCATTATTGCACCATGTGCCAGTACATCACTTGCCAGTGCCTTATGCAGCCCACCATGATCATTAC TCGTTTCCTGAATACAACTTCGCATATACTGTCCACGATCATCACACAGGCGATGTGAAATCCCAACATGAGTCTCGTCATGGGGACGTCGTGAAGGGAGGCTACGAACTCATCGAACCAGACGGCCGGTACAGAAAGGTTGAATACAAAGCCGACGACCACACTGG ttttaatgcCGTTGTTCATCATTCGTCCCCCCATCATCACGTCCACATCTCTCAGcatcatatttaa